The Primulina eburnea isolate SZY01 chromosome 13, ASM2296580v1, whole genome shotgun sequence genome includes a region encoding these proteins:
- the LOC140810315 gene encoding uncharacterized mitochondrial protein AtMg00860-like produces the protein MDLMNRVFQPFLYQFVIVFIDDILIYSKSKEEHSHHLRTVLQTLQDRRLYAKFSKCDFWLDRVAFLGHIVSQNGLEVDPSKVEAVRDWPVPKSVTEIRSFLGLAGYYRKFIQGFSSIAVPMTALTKKNAKFVWGPECQESFDRLKQALTTAPVLAMPSGQGEFVVYTNASKLGLGAVLMQQDRVIAYASRQLKEARSDRTSVSAETPTG, from the exons atggatctcatgaatcgcgtgtttCAGCCATTCTTgtatcagttcgtcatagtcttcattgacgatatcctgatctattcgaaGAGCAAGGAGGAGCACAGTCATCATCTGAGGACAGTATTGCAGACTCTACAGGATAGACGACTGTATGCCAAGTTTAGCAAGTGTGACTTCTGGCTCGACAGGGTggcattcttgggccacattgtatCTCAGAATGGCTTAGAGGTCGACCCCAGCAAGGTAgaggcagtcagagattggccaGTTCCGAAGAGCGTGACagagatccgcagctttttAGGATTGGCAGGTTATTATAGGAAGTTCATCCAGGGCTTCTCTTCTATTGCGGTACCTATGACTGCTTTGACGAAGAAGAACGCCAAATTTGTTTGGGGACCAGAGTGTCAGGAGAGCTTTGACAGACTGAAGCAGGCCTTGACCACCGcaccagtgctagccatgccatcagggcagggAGAGTTTGTGGTATATACAAATGCATCGAAGCTTGGGttgggcgcagttctgatgcaacagGACAGAGTGATAGCATATGCgtccagacagttgaag GAAGCACGTAGTGATCGCACAtctgtcagtgcagagaccCCTACAGGctga